Genomic DNA from Triticum dicoccoides isolate Atlit2015 ecotype Zavitan chromosome 4B, WEW_v2.0, whole genome shotgun sequence:
AGAGCGACACGGTCGCCGTCCCGAAGAAGAAGGCGCGCTCCACGGTACCACCGGTACGTGAAAACATGTCCTGGCAGCTCTTGACATAATATGTCACAGGATCAGGGGGCCTGACGACGTGAGTGTCTGTCTGATCGATGCAGGTGCAGAGGAAGGGCAAGAGCAGCGCGCAACCCAAGAAGGCTTCGAAGGGCTCGTGCAGCCGAGGCGGCCAGGAAGAGAGCAATGGAGAGGCCAACAACAACGTGCAGAGCTCCAGCAACTACCTCTCCGACGAGGAGGGCTCGCTGGAGATGACCTCCTGCAGCAACATGAGCTCGGCGTCCAAGAAGACGTCGTCGTCGCGAGGTGACCACGGCCACGGCGGCGGCGCCAAGGCGAGGGCCGGGCGCGGAGCGGCCACCGACCCGCAGAGCCTCTACGCCAGGGTAAGTCGATCAGTAGATGCGCCAACGCAGTCGGGCACAACGTCGTGATGAAGCCTGAATATTAATCTGAAATGTTTGTGTTGTCGTTAGCAGAAACGTAGAGAAAAGATCAACGAGCGGCTGAAGGTGCTGCAGAACCTCATCCCTAATGGAACCAAGGTAAGATTTTTTTTTAAATCAATCATTCGAACACGACTGGAACTGTTTTTATACTGATAGAAATATCTGGGGAAATGATGATGCGGTCAGGTGGACATCAGCACGATGCTGGAAGAGGCAGTCCACTACATCAAGTTCATGCAGCTCCAAATCAAGGTCGGTTCCTGCGAAACGCTAACATATGTCATTGATCATCGGAAACTGACCCAGTGTTTTGAACAACTATGTTGGTGCTGACCATTCCCCTTTCGTGCACAGCTTTTGAGCTCGGATGACATGTGGATGTTCGCGCCGATCGCCTACAACGGGTTCAACGTCGGCCTCGACCTCAAGATCGCGCCGCCGCAGCAATGATCAGCTCTGGCACCGGGTACAACGTCGGCCTCGACCTCAAGATCGCTCTGCCGCAGCAATGATCAGCTCTGGAGCCAACGAGGCTCGAGCAAAGTTCTCGGCAGTCCGCATGCAGTTCATATGTGCATTCGTGCACAATGATTCTGAAGTGTTTAGATTCTTCCTTCTTGAATTCATTTCAGTCATAAATTACAGGCGAACGCCATATATAATACAAATTGAATGATATCTTACCATTTCACCCACCCTAATTTGTCCTCGAGATGTGAATCCTGTTTCGACGGACGCTGGTAGTTTCTCCGTTGTTTTCTCGATTAATAGCCAATGGATAGGTGTAACTTAAGGTGTATGATTAAACATAAGGTCAGTCCTATCTCTCATCCTTTCAGGGATTTAAGGCCCTGTTCAGTTATCGCCCGCTCCGGGAATCTGCGGAGCGGGGAAACAGCAGCTCCGCTGTTTTGAACTGCAGCTTCGCCAACCTCGCTCCCGGAGTTGTGGAGCGGAGTGGTACCGAACACGGCCTAAATTCCAACATAGCAGCAGGGAAGACAATGGTGCTGCTCACCGTTGTGCGAAGAGAGCACCTCCTAAAATTATTAGGTGATTCCCTTATGTTGGTTGTAAGACGGCGCTCTTCATTGTTGCAGTTGGATCCAATGACATATTTTGGAGTATCTTTCGCCTTCAGTACCGTTCTTTGGACGAGAGAAGCCTTATCCTTCAGACTTTCTGGACGTGTTGGTTTCCAATCTGTCATTTTATCAGAAGGTTCCGCCAATTTATCACTAATGTAGTTTAGTGTCGCTTGCTCTTGTTTGCCGCAGACCTCTATTTTCTCCCTGTTTTTTTGATTGACGATGTACATTCAGATACGTTTCCGCCAAATGATGAATAAATTTCCTTGAAGGCGGATTCTAAAAAAAAGGTCTAAGAAGACTGATAGAGAGGCACGATATTCATCATGTGTTAGATTAGCTATCCCACAATAGATGTCAGACTTTCTGTGATGGTCCATTAATGTACCATGGAATAGTGGTGATATCGGTATATAATCGAATTATCGCAAATGGAAAATAGTTCTTTGATTTTCATGTACTAAGGCTAAGGGAGGAAAAATATTATGATATGTAGTTAATCTGATCTATGTCACATAAGACTagccatagtggggagtaacttagacaacatgcatatgttaatagtctatattactacctctatagtgaggagtaacattgtgtggtatcttacaacacttcatttattaagtTGTAACTCATCTTGtcttgatatgtatgatgttacccATAGTGTGAGTAAATAGCTATGTTACTCAAATCATTTTCTTCTCATTAAATCAttgtcacataagcaaatttgctgagttggacccgacgttactgctgaagttactcccagtaTGGACAATCTAAGTGGTGTGCAAGATTGCACGTACCCCACCAAAAAAGGATGTTGATAAAATACAATTCAAATCTCTTTCATAGGAGATCTGGTAAAACCATTATGAGTATGCACATAAAATGTACTGAACATAATCAATATATTCTCATGAAGCAATTCAACAACATTTATATTTGAATAGGTGTATTCTATACTGAGGGGAAAATGCTCTAAATTTCATAGTTTTAGCACTTAAGTTGTCAAGCATCACCCAACTCCAACTCGTATGTGACCTAgccagccgccgcctcccgccggcgcAGCCGCCGGTCTGTCCCGTctcggtggccttagggccatggaggcggagtGGCTCTCAGCCCTTGCCGGTGGGATGACTCCGTTTTTAGATCTTTTTCAaactttgttagggtttgtgtcctgcttagGAAGGCGAGTCGACGGTTGCGGCTCCCTAAAGTTGGaacaaaggtctccccgcctagtcccCGATGCGTCTAGTATCATCGgtaggcgtgtggaggtgtgtctccggcggatctgtctttggtggatttgctcagaTCTATTCGTCGTTCGTCTTCgctcgtgtgtcttcaggttggatctttttgatctacactcttcatcggtggcggtcgctgttctggtgtgttggttatatggggccttagcacgagacttcccgactgtctactacaacaaggtttgcccggcttcggcgagggaggggcgatgacagcggcgcgtctttgaatcgcttcagtgcttgtagtcgtcactaggtggtctacggatctggatgtaatttttattatttctagtttcgttgtactaccatgattgaagatgaatagattggaagtttttcctgtagaaggcccatggatcctacggcccgtatgaggcccatggatagtacggcccgtagaaggcccatggaccctacggcccgtagaaggcctattgatccctaaggcccgtatagaaggccgatggatcctacgacccgtatagaaggccaatgctcctacggccgaacgaaggcccatggatcatacggcctgcaggaggcccatggttacaacagtccgtgtgttgccatgattattttggcctagttaccaaaataggctattgtggccactagaaaaacacagaaaaagaactgcagtgactacaagcaaacaactaaacaagacaataaggaaataaataagcaagcaattaaggctagcctattaccgctattacacatattgcatccactgggcatcaaagttcgccacagtgcaaatatagggaacaaagcagcatattacatagactggccgtcaaaattggccaccagtgcaaataaatgcggtagcaaaacaagagcataactaaaacaacttcagaagagctcaagaaatgttatcctgggtatccaccatgctggcaataagcttagcaagctgattagctttgtcccgtttggcgctaaaatcctccaaagcttgttgttgcaccagaaagtatgcatctgaatgctccagggacttccacattccttccgcttcttgtcgcagcacagctaatcgatgcctttcagcttgtagttgagactcaagaaaccgaactgattcagacagtgagtttgaatagcttgtgcaagcggtagtggccagtaactcgaacactaaactaagacaggactttggggttgtctcgctgtcttcaagatagtcttacttagctgttttatcagctttgttggagaccaacaaggatgtgtcactatcctgaaccttatctgcattacttcctttaccattacttaataaggcactcttccccaatattctgccagcattctaaaagaagaaacaagcagacacataacaagtttagcatgtactagtatatgaatctcatttcggtgaaccagttcattagtaaggtggacaggattaaactaccaagtcttctattgccaagtactagtacataataaaagcatcaaacaaacatatatctatgtcccatcgtcactgcattgtcttgccaaattaaaatagagacacggttcaaatcatatcagttcaagacaaagcagcagtgaaagaatacaaagcgtgggaaactacacggcacaacaagatttcagatgggtaccacgggtctacatgtacaacaacactattggctctgttgtgatgctagtaatgtgcatgatatgaaagtcaactgtatacacaattgaaattgaaatcaaaagagctattgataagagcaaacctgttaaagaaacatgcgtgaacatacctgccgtgccattggagtttcgatcggattcttcaatttaaaaataagtttgtatgagtagatacaatgatacaagagcaaagcaatcatagttaaaaaaggcgcgcctaagcgagcgcttaagcgcgcctaggctctaggcgttggcaaaacgcattgcgcataactacgcttaatctgtgcataactgcgcataagcatgcgctttggtcagtaaagtgcaaggcgatggcaaaacgcacaattaacgcctagcacttttttgaactatgatagcaatggaattttaaattagaacagttgttcttcaggtttaggcacttgttctacatgaacaaagtacaataagacgcaagaatataatacttaaaaatagaaaatgagctcatagaccttaccacattcttggttcgagaccagtacagaacaaggcgttcccaatcatcgtccagtaaatgtgtctcaggagaacgtaagggaatttgatgagtttctttgccggtgaagtacgttttctttaggtaattccgatattgccaccaagcattcttgaagatagcagaggtattagcacaggttacctcatcctgagtttccaaattggtccttttctatagagaaaaataggaaaatttgctgtattataaccatcatggaggtaggatgtatgggacgaagcaaagtaattgccatgaataacattacttacacataactcctggataaaacctgcaactggcattttccttcatcttcagtataatatttccaagatgggaagatacgcacatacgatttaacaacatcaaatgcaatagatgctaaactacgactggctggttgtgcttcctccacgggagtaggcgtactaactggtggagctggggttcgccgtgatagtactggccctttgggcactggagctgccttactaactgctcttgtttggggagctttgtggtggagatggtgctgtgtcaacaggaactgggttactatcggctggggttggggttagattgagtgaagctggttctctgtccatcgcagtaggggtacaatctgcgagagtttgggttatgtgtggtagggctggttcttgtgcatgtacaaccggggtgctatctccaccaataggtagcactattttatttgaagaccgtgtttttattccgctagatactggcatcacccgctccatttcaaatggctgataaacaggaaacatagttgaatgtacagacattgtatgagaaacagatgcaatagatagtgtggaaaaaagagggcatgaaatagttgacatgtatattgtttaactaaaacggatagcatgacataatttcacatatatgatgtctatctaaactggatagcatagcataacataattcaaagatatgatgaataacaaaacaggatcgcatgacataattcacctacatgttatctaagtaatcaggatcgcatcatttaattcacatatatgatttatatgctaaacagagggcattcaatatgatgtctgaactaagaacatggtgttgaatattgtgcatatgatgtctaaactatgcaatgcaagacaccgtatgcatgatatgagtagtataaccgtgccaagttagagcatacacctcagtaggggaataggactggtcatctgtctctgaatccatctctgaggagctatcgggacccaacaagagatctgcttcgacaggtagcactgtctgctctgaaggccttgttttcactccagattttcccatctccctcccaaatggctgattcataggaagagtagtttaatgtacaaacattgtcgacaaatggaaatgtaatgaagaaaaggatgggcaagatatcattcaaatatatgatgcctggttaaataggatggcattgcacatttcacatatattatggccggctaaaagacatgagactgcataactcccatatatgatatagaaactaaacaggtggcattacagaacttgtctaaactaagtagatgacatatatgatgtcaaaagtaggcactgcaaggcaacatatgcatgatatgactaacatcatcatgccaaggtagagcaaacaccttggggggtaaataggagtggtcagcggcgtctgaatccgcctcagaatagatattttcctctggattacaatctggagaggggtggggagggtttgccattgaacccaccatggagcgatgtctgcatgacattgtattgccgcgcaaaactcttctctttttctctacatgttcagcatgactgtgtacaatatctgacatgcatatgaaaaaatatggtgagattatgtaaggagagcatgcagaaatttagagtgatggtaacaaccagtggatggatccaaaaataatgatagcaggctgatgattgctttaaattaataaaaagacagatgatgattgctttactattttttcccacccaagatgaacaacataggcatatcctaggtgaaccagatattagacagacatactattcattgctgcctcgatatgtgccccacaactaatttagaactcaagtttgaacatgaatttggacctgagttgggagtccaagagatgaataggacgataaagtagcaggtaagtttaagcaatgcataacataagcagaaacaaaagagtgcgacctctcttgtggacccgtgtactcctcaggttcatctgctgagtcgatgatggtgatgccgttggggtgcgtgccggcggtagggaaggagatctgaggcggcgaaagacggtcaggagtcgtgatgtctggtttggtggatgcttctgtcgatggagcagctcaggtgaggtggacgacgtcgcgacaggagcaggacaaaacacacaaagttcccttcgacacgtacctataactgaagtaattctgtaagggctcatttggtttgcatgattcttaaaacgcagggataggaaaaacaccggaataggataggaaaatgcacatggtaaatagagcatttgtaaacacaggatttctatcaacttgggtgtttggtttacaggaattggaagagcagaggaatgcaaggaaacatggccaaaataaagagaaaccatatgaaagcgtgtacagttagaatgttattctggcactaatgtccttggtcttgttttcatgcataggattttgaaaagtaggtccaggtggatgttttgcttcattcctttcaacaaaatgcatgaataattgaatagtagagtgccattggaaaattccctattgctatgtttttccgttgaaccaaaatagacctaatggatcgacgtgaatgtatagtaataagtgacgcaacaagtgtacaacctctttgccatagccgtgtcgacctcagcatcattgagttggtcgctgaagcagttgaggcagaggtggctgtcggaggtgtggaggaagatctgaggaatctgtagacggcgtccagggcactgctctgttgtgatggatcgttctgtcgttggagcagctccggtgagccgtaagacgtcaaggctgaagcagcacaagacatacatcgtcaatctcaagtgggattctaataacatctccaatagatgataaaaaatggatgtaaaattaacatcaccaaaaaccacctgactacaacagatgaggtaaaaactgttgactctgaacttaactgttgaaactgaaattaactgtggaatctgaatgctattgtcgaaactgaacacaatggtagcagagaggcacttgacatgtagtttagggagggcctgcagttcatcttcaacctgcacacccctgagccgcctgccgccactggccgaaccgccggccccagcgccgcctcgccgccccgaaacaactcgccaccgctgccccggccagccctcttgcCCCCCCgctcccccaccctgaaccctaagatagatagtggggtacctctccggcgagcccccgtccccgctgtgggtggttcttccttaactccggcgagccccccaacccctgaaaatcgactgacccaaaagtcgattcagtcgactgaagtgtggcttaatcggagcagagcagcagcacgagcgagggggagagcagcagcagcagctgggcgggcgagcgatcgagcgagagccggagcagcagcagcagcgtgagcgagcgagcgagagctggagcagtagcagcagatccggctggtatggacgccgccaccgaaggggcctcgcactaggggagagccgccatggagatgtcgcccgcgacgccgacttcaaggtagccgctccatgggggtgcgggatggagcgccgtcggcgccgggaggtcgagttaaggagaaggtgcgatgtgatgagtgtacaacctctttggtggcgccgagtaggcctcggcttcgtccaaggagtcagtgaggatgctgcagttccggtggagcaggttaaggcggcgctgttgggatggagcagccgcgatagacgaggcgatcatcagaGCATCTCCTTGGAGGCGGAGgaaggggcggctgaaccggcgggacggcgagatggacgacggatcctcatcctggGAGGtgtacgagggacgtcgagctgttgcggtggacgatgtcgtcggggaagaggctccggctgggtagcggtgacatgacggacggaggagggtggggtttcgcggctggagctgagaggttatggcggcctgggatttcgaatggcgaaaagggggcgatgggagggggtgaagcatgacttagggacgcactggtccaaaatgtagggtgtcttacaaaagtaccccccaccgatttgaactagcggccctttcggctcagggttagaagggggatttcacgtgtcgggatttggcagctggagggagttttcgcgcgcgttgtaatttcaggatagcaaagcgcgggttgtgaaggcgccagttttgggagcacgatatctgaattttcgggatataacaagacgcgggttgaattttagggacaagcctaacatatagtaatattgtacttgtacgtaccaaataaattcgcacttccctcaaccaaaaagaaaacgaaaaaataaaactattcaccccagacaaagagagagtctttccccgttttactatacaaatgctattcaaagttactctctccttccatctatatagggcctaatgcgtttttcgatgctaactttgaccaaatattagagcaatgatatatgacatgcaacttacacaaagcacaccgttaacttcgtttgtgaaaggttctttcaatgatataattttcacattgtgcatgtcatgtactattaatcttgtcaatagtcaaagacggtcttaaatatctcattacgccctatatagatggaaggagggagtatgaatccatgttatgtccgattaattgtttttgctttgctgtataatgcatgt
This window encodes:
- the LOC119293835 gene encoding transcription factor RSL2-like, translated to MESSEASWHSFDPSVVAEDSEEMARLLGVQFFGNEQKQHPAAAPPSSMYWPGQEAADQYYTPAPYCMQMQEHASAGAGYYSHGYYDGDATAMAGNFFVAPEEQIMADPAGFMVDLNLQFDDQDDGAGTSAAACKRKFGDQNGTQSDTVAVPKKKARSTVPPVQRKGKSSAQPKKASKGSCSRGGQEESNGEANNNVQSSSNYLSDEEGSLEMTSCSNMSSASKKTSSSRGDHGHGGGAKARAGRGAATDPQSLYARKRREKINERLKVLQNLIPNGTKVDISTMLEEAVHYIKFMQLQIKLLSSDDMWMFAPIAYNGFNVGLDLKIAPPQQ